One genomic window of Nicotiana sylvestris chromosome 10, ASM39365v2, whole genome shotgun sequence includes the following:
- the LOC138879902 gene encoding uncharacterized protein, giving the protein MAKEELEEVRREMENKKAMYADRVGQLEASLTQKEMHSSQLIDEHAKLGEVAAKDAEILELRRQNEIMTLERDLSRGELASNQALLRSTQKEVTALYVAKAGTDEDASSYKRDTVTANARAKEISEKAEQKLARAIAYAHLRARR; this is encoded by the exons ATGGCCAAGGAGGAGTTAGAAGAGGTAAGAAGAGAGATGGAGAATAAGAAAGCCATGTACGCCGATAGAGTAGGACAACTCGAAGCTTCTCTTACTCAGAAGGAGATGCATTCGAGTCAACTTATTGATGAACATGCAAAACTA GGAGAGGTTGCAGCCAAAGATGCAGAGATCCTCGAGCTAAGGAGGCAGAATGAGATTATGACCTTGGAGAGAGACCTTTCACGGGGAGAGTTGGCCTCGAACCAGGCTCTTCTTCGAAGTACTCAGAAGGAGGTTACTGCACTATATGTGGCCAAGGCAGGAACCGATGAAGATGCATCCTCATACAAGAGAGACACCGTCACTGCAAATGCTCGAGCCAAGGAGATATCCGAGAAGGCCGAGCAGAAGTTGGCTCGAGCCATTGCTTATGCTCATCTCCGAGCTCGGAGGTAG